The genomic interval CTAGCAGTGAACACTACTAACTCATACCACTGACTGACCACCTCCAAGAAGAAGTCAACATGCGGCCTTTTATGTACAAAGAATCTGACTGGGTGTTTGTCAATTACCACCTACAAAGAAAAGAATTAAtatgagaaaagaaaaacatgtctcATCCTTCCACAGGTGCATTAGCGCTACAAGATCATTATCTATATTCCAAGCTACATCATACCATCTATGACTATTTATAAGACATTAGAGTTTTAAAATAAGATGTTTGATGATCTAACCTTGCCAAGTCCGATTTCAATCCAAGCAACATGTACGTGATTGGTGCCATTCATAACTTGATTAATTTCTGACATAACACTAAGTTTGACATTAGAATTTGGGCATTTGCTTATAGATTATGCACTTTAGAAGTGCACATGTCGTGTTCACTCTCGTGAAAATGATTTCGTCGTACTTTTAGGATGAAGTCTGGTGGCGTGCCAGGTCGCACTGTTGGTCTGAGGACTCCATCGTGATGCGAGTGTATCAATGTCTCGTCAAGATCTAAAACTAGGATCTTTCTCTTCACGGTGTcttgagaaaaaacaaacacacgttagtcaacaaaaataattgTGAACACACCAACACTTCACAGCCGCACAAGGCACAAGTTCATTAAAGCTTTGCTTGCaaaagttactaaaaaaaaaccACAAGTTTAACAACTGTCTTTTCAAGGAAAAATTCGGACTCTAATTGGGCAGCTTTGCAAATTTCTGTTGTCATACCAACAGACTTTGAGGAGAAAGGGAGAAATACTCACTGAGTCTGTTTCTGGAAATGGGTGACAATGGTAAAATGTCATATCGCACTGTTTGATACTGGATTACCTAGAACAGGAAGGAGACAAAACAGGAAACAGCCACCTCAGTACACCACAGTGCATGAAAGATGTAATACATACATATGAAGCAGAAGAATTGTGTGTACACCTAAGAAATACAGAAAGGATATAAATAGTATGGCACTGATTTTATGGGGAAGAAAAACACTCGATGGAGAAAGACattgggatagttcaccaaaaatgaaaattccctcatcatttaccctcatgccatcccagatgtgtatgactttctttcttctgcagaacacagacaaagatttttagaagaaaatctcagctctgtaggtccatacaatgcaactggatggtgactaaaaaaaaatgcacataaaggcagcataaaagtaattcataagactccagtggtttaatccatgtcttctgaagtaatgtAAACGATTTTGGATgaaaaaagaccaaaatataactcctttttcacaataatcttgccatcagcagtctccttggcgatcgtgatttcaagctcgattacacttcctagcgccatgtaggaagtgtaatcaagcttgaaatcatggttGTAacttgagactgcaatggcaaaatgtgcaGTTACAAAGAGTTacactttggtctgttctcacacaaaatcaattggatcgcttcggaagacatggattaaaccactggagtcgtatactTTACTAtgtaacttttatgctgcatttatgtgcttttcagagcttccaagttttggtcaccattcacttgcattaaatggacctacagagctgaaatattattcttaaaatctttatttgtgttttgcagcGAAAAAAAagtggcctgagggtgagtaaatgatttttgggtgaactattccttgaatttTGTGGTACTGAATGCAATACTTCAATACTGTCTCAAATCAGTTAATATATGTTCAAAACGCACTAGGTGCACTGCTGTTGCTAAAGTCACAAGCATAAATGACCAATTAGTAGCTCAATCAAGCACTTAAtcttcttgaaagaaattgagcCAAGTATTGAGCCAAGGTCTCTTTCCCTCTGAGAGGTCCGAGACCCCCCCCACCCGCCTCAGCCCACTGCTCGCCACAATGTGGATACTCTTCCTCTCATTCTCTAAATCCCTCTCTTCTGAGCTATCTTTAGCTCTTCCAGCTGTCTAAAAGTGTCAACGGAACTTATGAGTGCCCAGTCGAGGGAAACTGGCAGGGTGACTTTGAAAAAAGGGGGTTGTTTATTTGCAACTTGTATTAGGCCTCAATAAGGATGAATTCACCGTGTTGGGTCAAGCTGAACAGAACCGCTGCCCGCATGACTGGAAACCCATGTTTAGAGAAGTGTTCGCTCCACCGTCCATATCACAGTCCCGGACAAGTAATACCTTCATAACTGAATCTTAATTATCATCCTTAAGATTATTATATAAATGGCTTGCCAAAGCCTGTTGTGCACAGGGGGATTACAGCTTGCTTTCTCAGCCCGAGTGTTTACGTACTCTGAGCTGTTGCATGAGACTCATTTATTGACAAAAAACTTTGACCTATTTCCCTATTGTTATAACCATATGAAACATTAATATATCATATTATTTAAGAAAAGAGCTCATTTTGGTGCCACAGTAAAATGTCAAATTGGGAGTTGGCAAATTATGAAAAACAGTGACATACTTTgctattgttatattatattatacaagataaaaaaattaaaacaaatttaaaaaaatcattttggtgCAAAGACACATTTTACACTTTTAATCAAAGGTTAAATTGATTGTAATTTCCGGAGTTCACAAATATGCTAGCAATAGTTTGTAAAgtgttattttcatggcaaaatctaggtttaaaatataaaaacagatttaaaaaaaaaaaactacgaaaaaaataaatatgtttaagaTCCGTTGTTTAAgactttgctaaaaaaaaaaaaaaagtgccaatGCTATCAGCAGAATAAAACTAATTTGTGTAATGGGACCAGGACTTTGTTCACTAGATAATATGTTATCAATTAAAACAAATCTGCATTATTAGACACTTAAAATTCTGAAAAGGTTAAGAGGACTACAGGAGTTTCTGTAGTACATTGCAAACAACTTTTCTACTTTTTAGATCAAACATAAACTCATATCCACTGCATTCACTGGATCTGTATGTAAATACACCCATTAAAACACCTTTATAACCATGCACCTGAtatttaagaataaaaaaatatatatttaagaatGAACCCACTCTAAATGGGTTTAACAACCCAGACAGGTTTCCTCCAGACGCCTGAATGCAACTTCAGTGCGCATGTCACTCCACAAAAGTTGCTCAAACAAGAGTAAACCTGGACAAGCATGAAGATGGGAGTTTCTCACCGTTCTGATGTGCTTCCTAAGGATGTATAAGAAGAAGCTCCATATTCTGGACGTCACGCCGAGGAAAGTCCGTACACCAAGCAGACACTGGCGCGTCTTTATCATGTCAACCATAACACCAGAGTCTGTGAGGTGTGCTTTACACCGCCGAAGAGATCAATACAAGAAGAGTGAGAACAACACACCTGTGGAAATAAGATCCTGACAACCATTCACAAGTTCAAACCCCGCAGCGTCCTGTTTACCCCTCACGCGGCTTCATATGGTTAAAAATAAACGTACAAAGGGCGGAAAAGTACATCGATTTAAACAAAGTGCGAACATTAAATATCACTTGGTGAGAGTCTTTATCTTTGGAGAGGTAGTTTTATGTCCAGCTCTCTGTGAGGACTTCAAATGCTCGTTAGTTAAGATGATGGTCAAACCAACTGGCTAAATATACTGCTGGAGTGTCGAACAAATGCCAAGAGAAGTCCGACTTTTCTCTCTGCTGCAACATTAAGATCCGTATGTGGTTTCCTCTTTTTTTCAGGGAGCTTTTTGGAGAAAGCTAAAA from Myxocyprinus asiaticus isolate MX2 ecotype Aquarium Trade chromosome 1, UBuf_Myxa_2, whole genome shotgun sequence carries:
- the ctdnep1b gene encoding CTD nuclear envelope phosphatase 1B isoform X1: MVDMIKTRQCLLGVRTFLGVTSRIWSFFLYILRKHIRTVIQYQTVRYDILPLSPISRNRLNTVKRKILVLDLDETLIHSHHDGVLRPTVRPGTPPDFILKVVIDKHPVRFFVHKRPHVDFFLEVVSQWYELVVFTASMEIYGSAVADKLDNNKGILKRRYYRQHCTLDSGSYIKDLSVVHEDLSSVVILDNSPGAYRSHPDNAIPIKSWFSDPSDTALLNLLPMLDALRFTADVRSVLSRNLHQHRLW
- the ctdnep1b gene encoding CTD nuclear envelope phosphatase 1B isoform X2, which produces MVDMIKTRQCLLGVRTFLGVTSRIWSFFLYILRKHIRTVIQYQTVRYDILPLSPISRNRLNTVKRKILVLDLDETLIHSHHDGVLRPTVRPGTPPDFILKVVIDKHPVRFFVHKRPHVDFFLEVVSQWYELVVFTASMEIYGSAVADKLDNNKGILKRRYYRQHCTLDSDNAIPIKSWFSDPSDTALLNLLPMLDALRFTADVRSVLSRNLHQHRLW